A single window of Vigna unguiculata cultivar IT97K-499-35 chromosome 1, ASM411807v1, whole genome shotgun sequence DNA harbors:
- the LOC114188698 gene encoding uncharacterized protein LOC114188698, which translates to MDRSWINFLRTTNEYENGVEEFLEFANMNVPDNNGKFYCPCVNCLNERKLPTDVIREHVLCDGFLKSYTKWIWHGELIDMPSVDVSEVEEVDLEMDDRMEEMIRDIGHDSFQRANVYDNLCNDAEKPLYAECTKYTRLSAVLKLFNVKARNGWTDKSFTELLELLSDMLPKGNTLPTRNYDAKKILCPMGMEYQKIHACPNDYVLYRKELAMLHQCPRCGVSRYKQKHSEFESYSKGPPAKVLWYLPIVPQLKHLFSNANDAKLMRWHVDGRTTDGHLRHPADGLQWKKIDSMFPNFSNDSRNIRFGLATDGMNPYGNLSSKHSSWPVLLVIYNLPPWLCMKRKYVMLSLMISGPRQPGNDIDIYLTPLVEDLKMLWEEGVDMFDGYTSDSFKLHAMLFCTINDFPAYGNLSGYSTKGHKACPICEEGTCHHQLQHGRKTVYLGHRRFLSTNHPYRKLKKAFNGCQENELAPMVLSGSQVYERVKDIGDVFGKMKNKGTSSNMWKKRSIFFDLPYWRVLDVRHCIDVMHVEKNVCDSIIGTLLNIQGKTKDSLNARLDLVEMGIREQLAPQSHGKRTYLPPACHTLSKQEKRSFCEILQGVKVPLGYSSNFKRLVSMKDLKLLGLKSHDCHVLMQQLLPVAIRGILPKNVRYTLTRLCFFFNAICSKVIDIEKLDQLEDEAVLILCQLEMYFPPSFFDIMVHLIIHLVREVRICGPVFLRWMYPIERYMKILKGYVKN; encoded by the coding sequence ATGGATCGGAGTTGGATAAATTTTTTACGCACAACAAATGAATATGAGAACGGAGTAGAAGAATTTCTTGAATTTGCAAATATGAATGTTCCGGATAATAATGGAAAATTCTACTGCCCCTGTGTTAATTGTTTGAATGAGAGAAAACTGCCAACTGACGTTATTCGGGAGCATGTTCTTTGTGATGGTTTCTTAAAGAGCTACACAAAGTGGATATGGCATGGTGAATTAATAGACATGCCAAGTGTAGATGTGTCTGAAGTAGAAGAAGTTGATCTAGAGATGGATGATCGAATGGAGGAAATGATTCGTGATATTGGACATGATTCCTTTCAACGTGCAAATGTGTATGACAATTTGTGCAATGACGCAGAAAAACCTCTGTACGCAGAATGCACTAAGTATACTCGATTGTCAGCGGTATTAAAATTGTTCAATGTGAAGGCAAGAAATGGGTGGACTGATAAAAGCTTCACGGAATTACTTGAGTTGTTGAGTGACATGCTTCCTAAAGGTAACACGTTGCCAACACGCAATTATGATGCGAAGAAGATATTgtgtccgatgggtatggagtatcaAAAAATTCATGCATGCCCAAACGATTATGTCTTGTACAGGAAGGAGTTAGCCATGTTACATCAATGTCCACGATGTGGGGTGTCACGATACAAACAGAAACATAGTGAGTTTGAATCATATAGTAAGGGTCCTCCGGCAAAAGTTTTGTGGTATCTTCCTATAGTTCCACAGTTGAAACATTTATTCAGCAATGCAAATGATGCAAAACTCATGAGATGGCATGTAGATGGACGTACAACAGATGGCCATTTGAGACATCCGGCAGATGGTTtgcaatggaagaaaattgattcCATGTTCCCAAATTTCTCCAATGATTCAAGGAACATTAGATTTGGACTTGCTAcagatggaatgaatccatatGGTAACTTGAGCAGTAAACATAGTTCATGGCCTGTTCTATTAGTGATTTATAATTTACCTCCTTGGTTGTGCATGAAACGCAAATATGTTATGTTATCCTTGATGATCTCGGGTCCAAGACAACCAGGAAACgacattgatatttatttaacccCATTAgttgaagatttgaagatgtTATGGGAGGAGGGTGTTGATATGTTTGATGGGTACACTAGTGATTCATTCAAGTTGCATGCCATGTTATTTTGTACAATCAATGACTTTCCAGCATATGGTAATTTAAGTGGATATAGCACTAAGGGTCACAAAGCATGCCCTATATGTGAAGAAGGCACATGTCACCATCAACTACAACATGGAAGGAAAACAGTATACCTTGGACATAGAAGATTTCTTAGTACAAACCATCCATATCGTAAATTGAAGAAAGCATTTAATGGGTGTCAAGAAAATGAATTAGCTCCAATGGTTTTAAGTGGATCACAAGTATATGAGCGTGTGAAAGACATTGGGGATGTGtttggaaagatgaaaaataaaggcACTTCAAGCAACATGTGGAAGAAAAGATCAATTTTCTTTGATCTCCCATATTGGAGGGTGCTCGATGTGAGACATTGTATAGATGTTATGCATGTAGAGAAAAATGTGTGTGATAGTATTATCGGAACACTCCTCAATATTCAAGGCAAGACGAAAGATAGTCTAAATGCTCGTTTGGACTTAGTTGAAATGGGTATAAGAGAACAATTAGCTCCACAATCACATGGTAAGCGAACATACTTGCCTCCAGCATGTCACACATTGTCTAAACAAGAGAAGAGAAGTTTTTGTGAGATTTTACAAGGTGTGAAAGTTCCACTAGGTTACTCTTCCAATTTTAAAAGACTTGTATCCATGAAAGATCTAAAATTACTTGGGTTAAAATCTCATGATTGTCATGTATTGATGCAACAACTTCTACCAGTGGCTATTCGAGGCATATTGCCTAAGAATGTTAGATATACCTTAACAAGATTGTGCTTCTTTTTTAATGCAATATGTAGTAAGGTTATCGATATTGAGAAGTTGGATCAGTTAGAAGATGAGGCTGTACTCATATTGTGTCAATTGGAGATGTACTTTCCTCCATCATTCTTTGATATTATGGTCCATCTAATTATTCATTTAGTCCGAGAAGTTAGAATTTGTGGTCCAGTATTCTTACGATGGATGTACCCTATTGAACGATACATGAAGATATTGAAAGGGTATGTAAAGAACTAA